The following proteins are co-located in the Neofelis nebulosa isolate mNeoNeb1 chromosome 18, mNeoNeb1.pri, whole genome shotgun sequence genome:
- the SRRT gene encoding serrate RNA effector molecule homolog isoform X1, protein MGDSDDEYDRRRRDKFRRERSDYDRSRERDERRRGDDWNDREWDRGRERRSRGEYRDYDRNRRERFSPPRHELSPPQKRMRRDWDEHSSDPYHSGYEMPYAGGGGGPTYGPPQPWGHPDVHIMQHHVLPIQARLGSIAEIDLGVPPPVMKTFKEFLLSLDDSVDETEAVKRYNDYKLDFRRQQMQDFFLAHKDEEWFRSKYHPDEVGKRRQEARGALQNRLRVFLSLMESGWFDNLLLDIDKADAIVKMLDAAVIKMEGGTENDLRILEQEEEEEQAGKPGEPSKKEEGRAGPGLGDGERKANDKDDKKEDGKQAENDISNDDKTKKSEGDGDKEEKKDDSEKDAKKSSKKRNRKHSGDDSFDEGSVSESESESESGQAEEEKEEAEAALKEKEKPKEEEREKPKDTPGLECKPRPLHKTCSLFMRNIAPNISRAEIISLCKRYPGFMRVALSEPQPERRFFRRGWVTFDRSVNIKEICWNLQNIRLRECELSPGVNRDLTRRVRNINGITQHKQIVRNDIKLAAKLIHTLDDRTQLWASEPGTPPLPTSLPSQNPILKNITDYLIEEVSAEEEELLGSSGGAPPEEPPKEGNPAEINVERDEKLIKVLDKLLLYLRIVHSLDYYNTCEYPNEDEMPNRCGIIHVRGPMPPNRISHGEVLEWQKTFEEKLAPLLSVRESLSEEEAQKMGRKDPEQEVEKFVTSNTQELGKDKWLCPLSGKKFKGPEFVRKHIFNKHAEKIEEVKKEVAFFNNFLTDAKRPALPEIKPAQPPGPAQILPPGLTPGLPYPHQTPQGLMPYGQPRPPILGYGAGAVRPAVPTGGPPYPHAPYGAGRGNYDAFRGQGGYPGKPRNRMVRGDPRAIVEYRDLDAPDDVDFF, encoded by the exons AGAGTGGGACCGTGGCCGGGAGCGCCGCAGTCGGGGTGAATATCGGGACTATGACCGGAATCGGCGAGAGCGCTTCTCTCCTCCCCGCCATGAACTCAGCCCCCCACAAAAGCGCATGAGGCGAGACTG GGATGAGCACAGTTCTGACCCATACCACAGTGGCTATGAGATGCCCTatgctggggggggtgggggcccaaCTTACGGCCCCCCTCAGCCCTGGGGCCACCCAGACGTCCACATCATGCAGCACCACGTTCTGCCTATCCAGGCCAG gctgggCAGCATCGCAGAGATTGACTTGGGTGTGCCACCACCGGTGATGAAGACTTTCAAGGAGTTTCTCCTGTCGTTGGACGACTCTGTGGACGAGACCGAGGCCGTAAAGCGTTACAATGACTATAAGCTGGATTTTCGAAGGCAGCAGATGCAAGATTTCTTTTTGGCTCATAAAGATGAGGAGTG GTTTCGGTCTAAGTACCACCCAGATGAGGTGGGGAAGCGTCGGCAGGAGGCCCGGGGGGCCCTGCAAAACAGACTGAGGGTATTCCTGTCCCTCATGGAGAGTGGCTGGTTTGATAATCTTCTCCTGGACATAGACAAAGCTGATGCCATTGTCAAGATGCTGGATGCAG CTGTGATTAAGATGGAAGGAGGGACGGAGAACGATCTGCGCATcctggagcaggaggaggaggaggagcaggcgGGAAAGCCTGGGGAGCCCAGCAAGAAAGAGGAAGGCCGGGCTGGACCAGGCCTGGGGGACGGAGAGCGCAAGGCCAATGATAAGGACGACAAGAAAGAAGACGGCAAACAG GCTGAAAATGACATTTCTAATGATGACAAAACTAAGAAATCTGAAGGTGATggggacaaggaagagaaaaaagacgACTCTGAGAAAGATGCCAAAAAG AGTAGCAAGAAGCGGAATAGGAAGCACAGCGGTGACGACAGCTTTGATGAAGGCAGTGTGTCCGAGTCGGAGTCCGAGTCCGAGAGTGGCCAAgctgaggaagagaaggaagaggctg AAGCAGCACTCAAGGAAAAGGAGAAGcccaaagaagaagaaagggagaagccTAAGGACACTCCGGGGCTGGAATGTAAACCCCGTCCCCTCCATAAGACTTGCTCCCTGTTCATGCGCAACATCGCACCCAACATCTCGAGGGCAGAGATCATTTCT CTTTGTAAAAGATACCCCGGCTTCATGCGTGTGGCACTGTCAGAACCCCAGCCTGAGAGGAG GTTTTTCCGCCGCGGCTGGGTGACCTTTGACCGCAGTGTTAACATCAAAGAGATCTGTTGGAACCTGCAGAATATCCGA CTCCGAGAGTGTGAGCTGAGCCCTGGTGTGAACAGAGACCTGACCCGTCGAGTCCGCAACATCAATGGCATTACCCAGCACAAGCAGATCGTGCGCAATGACATCAAGTTGGCAGCCAAACTGATCCATACGCTGGATGACAGGACCCAGCTCTGGGCCTCTGAGCCTGGGACACCTCCTCTGCCAACA AGTCTGCCCTCCCAGAACCCAATCTTGAAGAATATCACGGACTATCTGATTGAGGAAGTGAGcgcggaggaggaggagctgctCGGGAGCAGTGGGGGGGCCCCCCCTGAGGAGCCCCCTAAGGAGGGGAACCCGGCAGAGATCAACGTGGAGCGGGATGAGAAACTGATCAAG GTTTTGGACAAACTCCTCCTCTATTTGCGCATCGTGCATTCCCTGGATTATTATAACACGTGCGAGTACCCCAATGAGGATGAAATGCCCAACCGCTGTGGCATCATCCACGTTCGTGGGCCCATGCCACCCAACCGCATTAGTCATGGAGAAG TGCTAGAGTGGCAGAAGACATTCGAGGAGAAGCTGGCTCCACTGCTGAGTGTACGGGAATCTCTTTCAGAGGAAGAGGCTCAGAAGATGGGTCGCAAAGACCCTGAGCAGGAAGTGGAAAAGTTTGTCACCTCTAACACTCAGGAACTGGGCAAGGATAAGTGGCTATGCCCTCTCAGTGGCAAGAAATTCAAG GGCCCTGAGTTTGTACGCAAACATATCTTCAACAAGCATGCAGAGAAAATTGAGGAAGTGAAGAAGGAGGTGGCGTTTTTTAACAACTTTCTCACTGATGCCAAGCGCCCAGCTCTGCCTGAGATCAAGCCAGCCCAGCCACCTGGCCCTGCCCAGA TACTCCCCCCAGGCCTGACCCCGGGACTCCCCTACCCACACCAGACTCCACAGGGCCTGATGCCCTATGGTCAGCCCCGGCCCCCCATCTTGGGCTATGGAG CTGGTGCCGTCCGCCCTGCAGTCCCCACGGGAGGGCCTCCATACCCTCATGCCCCCTATGGTGCTGGTCGAGGGAACTATGATGCCTTTCGAGGCCAAGGAGGTTATCCTGGGAAGCCTCGAAACAG gaTGGTCCGAGGAGACCCACGGGCTATTGTGGAGTACCGTGACCTGGATGCTCCAGATGATGTGGATTTCTTTTGA
- the UFSP1 gene encoding inactive Ufm1-specific protease 1 has product MGDKPPGFRGSQSWIGCVEASLCLDHFGGPQGRLCHIPRGAGLQGELERLYSHFAGGGGPVMVGGDADAQSKALLGVCLGSGTEAYVLILDPHFWGAAKNPSELQAAGWVGWREVGTAFDHNSFYNLCLTSRNSQKQQHALD; this is encoded by the coding sequence ATGGGCGACAAGCCCCCCGGGTTCCGGGGCTCCCAGAGCTGGATCGGTTGTGTAGAAGCCAGTCTCTGTCTCGACCACTTCGGAGGGCCCCAGGGGCGCCTATGTCACATACCCCGTGGAGCAGGGCTTCAGGGGGAACTGGAGAGGCTTTACTCCCACTtcgcagggggcggggggcctgTAATGGTTGGGGGGGATGCGGACGCCCAGTCCAAGGCCTTGCTGGGGGTTTGCCTGGGATCAGGCACGGAAGCCTATGTTCTGATATTGGACCCTCACTTCTGGGGTGCCGCGAAAAACCCTAGTGAACTACAGGCTGCTGGGTGGGtgggatggagagaggtgggcacAGCCTTTGACCACAACTCCTTCTACAACCTGTGTTTGACCAGCCGCAACTCCCAAAAGCAGCAGCACGCACTGGACTGA
- the SRRT gene encoding serrate RNA effector molecule homolog isoform X4 translates to MGDSDDEYDRRRRDKFRRERSDYDRSRERDERRRGDDWNDREWDRGRERRSRGEYRDYDRNRRERFSPPRHELSPPQKRMRRDWDEHSSDPYHSGYEMPYAGGGGGPTYGPPQPWGHPDVHIMQHHVLPIQARLGSIAEIDLGVPPPVMKTFKEFLLSLDDSVDETEAVKRYNDYKLDFRRQQMQDFFLAHKDEEWFRSKYHPDEVGKRRQEARGALQNRLRVFLSLMESGWFDNLLLDIDKADAIVKMLDAAVIKMEGGTENDLRILEQEEEEEQAGKPGEPSKKEEGRAGPGLGDGERKANDKDDKKEDGKQAENDISNDDKTKKSEGDGDKEEKKDDSEKDAKKSSKKRNRKHSGDDSFDEGSVSESESESESGQAEEEKEEAAALKEKEKPKEEEREKPKDTPGLECKPRPLHKTCSLFMRNIAPNISRAEIISLCKRYPGFMRVALSEPQPERRFFRRGWVTFDRSVNIKEICWNLQNIRLRECELSPGVNRDLTRRVRNINGITQHKQIVRNDIKLAAKLIHTLDDRTQLWASEPGTPPLPTSLPSQNPILKNITDYLIEEVSAEEEELLGSSGGAPPEEPPKEGNPAEINVERDEKLIKVLDKLLLYLRIVHSLDYYNTCEYPNEDEMPNRCGIIHVRGPMPPNRISHGEVLEWQKTFEEKLAPLLSVRESLSEEEAQKMGRKDPEQEVEKFVTSNTQELGKDKWLCPLSGKKFKGPEFVRKHIFNKHAEKIEEVKKEVAFFNNFLTDAKRPALPEIKPAQPPGPAQSLTPGLPYPHQTPQGLMPYGQPRPPILGYGAGAVRPAVPTGGPPYPHAPYGAGRGNYDAFRGQGGYPGKPRNRMVRGDPRAIVEYRDLDAPDDVDFF, encoded by the exons AGAGTGGGACCGTGGCCGGGAGCGCCGCAGTCGGGGTGAATATCGGGACTATGACCGGAATCGGCGAGAGCGCTTCTCTCCTCCCCGCCATGAACTCAGCCCCCCACAAAAGCGCATGAGGCGAGACTG GGATGAGCACAGTTCTGACCCATACCACAGTGGCTATGAGATGCCCTatgctggggggggtgggggcccaaCTTACGGCCCCCCTCAGCCCTGGGGCCACCCAGACGTCCACATCATGCAGCACCACGTTCTGCCTATCCAGGCCAG gctgggCAGCATCGCAGAGATTGACTTGGGTGTGCCACCACCGGTGATGAAGACTTTCAAGGAGTTTCTCCTGTCGTTGGACGACTCTGTGGACGAGACCGAGGCCGTAAAGCGTTACAATGACTATAAGCTGGATTTTCGAAGGCAGCAGATGCAAGATTTCTTTTTGGCTCATAAAGATGAGGAGTG GTTTCGGTCTAAGTACCACCCAGATGAGGTGGGGAAGCGTCGGCAGGAGGCCCGGGGGGCCCTGCAAAACAGACTGAGGGTATTCCTGTCCCTCATGGAGAGTGGCTGGTTTGATAATCTTCTCCTGGACATAGACAAAGCTGATGCCATTGTCAAGATGCTGGATGCAG CTGTGATTAAGATGGAAGGAGGGACGGAGAACGATCTGCGCATcctggagcaggaggaggaggaggagcaggcgGGAAAGCCTGGGGAGCCCAGCAAGAAAGAGGAAGGCCGGGCTGGACCAGGCCTGGGGGACGGAGAGCGCAAGGCCAATGATAAGGACGACAAGAAAGAAGACGGCAAACAG GCTGAAAATGACATTTCTAATGATGACAAAACTAAGAAATCTGAAGGTGATggggacaaggaagagaaaaaagacgACTCTGAGAAAGATGCCAAAAAG AGTAGCAAGAAGCGGAATAGGAAGCACAGCGGTGACGACAGCTTTGATGAAGGCAGTGTGTCCGAGTCGGAGTCCGAGTCCGAGAGTGGCCAAgctgaggaagagaaggaagaggctg CAGCACTCAAGGAAAAGGAGAAGcccaaagaagaagaaagggagaagccTAAGGACACTCCGGGGCTGGAATGTAAACCCCGTCCCCTCCATAAGACTTGCTCCCTGTTCATGCGCAACATCGCACCCAACATCTCGAGGGCAGAGATCATTTCT CTTTGTAAAAGATACCCCGGCTTCATGCGTGTGGCACTGTCAGAACCCCAGCCTGAGAGGAG GTTTTTCCGCCGCGGCTGGGTGACCTTTGACCGCAGTGTTAACATCAAAGAGATCTGTTGGAACCTGCAGAATATCCGA CTCCGAGAGTGTGAGCTGAGCCCTGGTGTGAACAGAGACCTGACCCGTCGAGTCCGCAACATCAATGGCATTACCCAGCACAAGCAGATCGTGCGCAATGACATCAAGTTGGCAGCCAAACTGATCCATACGCTGGATGACAGGACCCAGCTCTGGGCCTCTGAGCCTGGGACACCTCCTCTGCCAACA AGTCTGCCCTCCCAGAACCCAATCTTGAAGAATATCACGGACTATCTGATTGAGGAAGTGAGcgcggaggaggaggagctgctCGGGAGCAGTGGGGGGGCCCCCCCTGAGGAGCCCCCTAAGGAGGGGAACCCGGCAGAGATCAACGTGGAGCGGGATGAGAAACTGATCAAG GTTTTGGACAAACTCCTCCTCTATTTGCGCATCGTGCATTCCCTGGATTATTATAACACGTGCGAGTACCCCAATGAGGATGAAATGCCCAACCGCTGTGGCATCATCCACGTTCGTGGGCCCATGCCACCCAACCGCATTAGTCATGGAGAAG TGCTAGAGTGGCAGAAGACATTCGAGGAGAAGCTGGCTCCACTGCTGAGTGTACGGGAATCTCTTTCAGAGGAAGAGGCTCAGAAGATGGGTCGCAAAGACCCTGAGCAGGAAGTGGAAAAGTTTGTCACCTCTAACACTCAGGAACTGGGCAAGGATAAGTGGCTATGCCCTCTCAGTGGCAAGAAATTCAAG GGCCCTGAGTTTGTACGCAAACATATCTTCAACAAGCATGCAGAGAAAATTGAGGAAGTGAAGAAGGAGGTGGCGTTTTTTAACAACTTTCTCACTGATGCCAAGCGCCCAGCTCTGCCTGAGATCAAGCCAGCCCAGCCACCTGGCCCTGCCCAGA GCCTGACCCCGGGACTCCCCTACCCACACCAGACTCCACAGGGCCTGATGCCCTATGGTCAGCCCCGGCCCCCCATCTTGGGCTATGGAG CTGGTGCCGTCCGCCCTGCAGTCCCCACGGGAGGGCCTCCATACCCTCATGCCCCCTATGGTGCTGGTCGAGGGAACTATGATGCCTTTCGAGGCCAAGGAGGTTATCCTGGGAAGCCTCGAAACAG gaTGGTCCGAGGAGACCCACGGGCTATTGTGGAGTACCGTGACCTGGATGCTCCAGATGATGTGGATTTCTTTTGA
- the SRRT gene encoding serrate RNA effector molecule homolog isoform X3, producing MGDSDDEYDRRRRDKFRRERSDYDRSRERDERRRGDDWNDREWDRGRERRSRGEYRDYDRNRRERFSPPRHELSPPQKRMRRDWDEHSSDPYHSGYEMPYAGGGGGPTYGPPQPWGHPDVHIMQHHVLPIQARLGSIAEIDLGVPPPVMKTFKEFLLSLDDSVDETEAVKRYNDYKLDFRRQQMQDFFLAHKDEEWFRSKYHPDEVGKRRQEARGALQNRLRVFLSLMESGWFDNLLLDIDKADAIVKMLDAAVIKMEGGTENDLRILEQEEEEEQAGKPGEPSKKEEGRAGPGLGDGERKANDKDDKKEDGKQAENDISNDDKTKKSEGDGDKEEKKDDSEKDAKKSSKKRNRKHSGDDSFDEGSVSESESESESGQAEEEKEEAEAALKEKEKPKEEEREKPKDTPGLECKPRPLHKTCSLFMRNIAPNISRAEIISLCKRYPGFMRVALSEPQPERRFFRRGWVTFDRSVNIKEICWNLQNIRLRECELSPGVNRDLTRRVRNINGITQHKQIVRNDIKLAAKLIHTLDDRTQLWASEPGTPPLPTSLPSQNPILKNITDYLIEEVSAEEEELLGSSGGAPPEEPPKEGNPAEINVERDEKLIKVLDKLLLYLRIVHSLDYYNTCEYPNEDEMPNRCGIIHVRGPMPPNRISHGEVLEWQKTFEEKLAPLLSVRESLSEEEAQKMGRKDPEQEVEKFVTSNTQELGKDKWLCPLSGKKFKGPEFVRKHIFNKHAEKIEEVKKEVAFFNNFLTDAKRPALPEIKPAQPPGPAQSLTPGLPYPHQTPQGLMPYGQPRPPILGYGAGAVRPAVPTGGPPYPHAPYGAGRGNYDAFRGQGGYPGKPRNRMVRGDPRAIVEYRDLDAPDDVDFF from the exons AGAGTGGGACCGTGGCCGGGAGCGCCGCAGTCGGGGTGAATATCGGGACTATGACCGGAATCGGCGAGAGCGCTTCTCTCCTCCCCGCCATGAACTCAGCCCCCCACAAAAGCGCATGAGGCGAGACTG GGATGAGCACAGTTCTGACCCATACCACAGTGGCTATGAGATGCCCTatgctggggggggtgggggcccaaCTTACGGCCCCCCTCAGCCCTGGGGCCACCCAGACGTCCACATCATGCAGCACCACGTTCTGCCTATCCAGGCCAG gctgggCAGCATCGCAGAGATTGACTTGGGTGTGCCACCACCGGTGATGAAGACTTTCAAGGAGTTTCTCCTGTCGTTGGACGACTCTGTGGACGAGACCGAGGCCGTAAAGCGTTACAATGACTATAAGCTGGATTTTCGAAGGCAGCAGATGCAAGATTTCTTTTTGGCTCATAAAGATGAGGAGTG GTTTCGGTCTAAGTACCACCCAGATGAGGTGGGGAAGCGTCGGCAGGAGGCCCGGGGGGCCCTGCAAAACAGACTGAGGGTATTCCTGTCCCTCATGGAGAGTGGCTGGTTTGATAATCTTCTCCTGGACATAGACAAAGCTGATGCCATTGTCAAGATGCTGGATGCAG CTGTGATTAAGATGGAAGGAGGGACGGAGAACGATCTGCGCATcctggagcaggaggaggaggaggagcaggcgGGAAAGCCTGGGGAGCCCAGCAAGAAAGAGGAAGGCCGGGCTGGACCAGGCCTGGGGGACGGAGAGCGCAAGGCCAATGATAAGGACGACAAGAAAGAAGACGGCAAACAG GCTGAAAATGACATTTCTAATGATGACAAAACTAAGAAATCTGAAGGTGATggggacaaggaagagaaaaaagacgACTCTGAGAAAGATGCCAAAAAG AGTAGCAAGAAGCGGAATAGGAAGCACAGCGGTGACGACAGCTTTGATGAAGGCAGTGTGTCCGAGTCGGAGTCCGAGTCCGAGAGTGGCCAAgctgaggaagagaaggaagaggctg AAGCAGCACTCAAGGAAAAGGAGAAGcccaaagaagaagaaagggagaagccTAAGGACACTCCGGGGCTGGAATGTAAACCCCGTCCCCTCCATAAGACTTGCTCCCTGTTCATGCGCAACATCGCACCCAACATCTCGAGGGCAGAGATCATTTCT CTTTGTAAAAGATACCCCGGCTTCATGCGTGTGGCACTGTCAGAACCCCAGCCTGAGAGGAG GTTTTTCCGCCGCGGCTGGGTGACCTTTGACCGCAGTGTTAACATCAAAGAGATCTGTTGGAACCTGCAGAATATCCGA CTCCGAGAGTGTGAGCTGAGCCCTGGTGTGAACAGAGACCTGACCCGTCGAGTCCGCAACATCAATGGCATTACCCAGCACAAGCAGATCGTGCGCAATGACATCAAGTTGGCAGCCAAACTGATCCATACGCTGGATGACAGGACCCAGCTCTGGGCCTCTGAGCCTGGGACACCTCCTCTGCCAACA AGTCTGCCCTCCCAGAACCCAATCTTGAAGAATATCACGGACTATCTGATTGAGGAAGTGAGcgcggaggaggaggagctgctCGGGAGCAGTGGGGGGGCCCCCCCTGAGGAGCCCCCTAAGGAGGGGAACCCGGCAGAGATCAACGTGGAGCGGGATGAGAAACTGATCAAG GTTTTGGACAAACTCCTCCTCTATTTGCGCATCGTGCATTCCCTGGATTATTATAACACGTGCGAGTACCCCAATGAGGATGAAATGCCCAACCGCTGTGGCATCATCCACGTTCGTGGGCCCATGCCACCCAACCGCATTAGTCATGGAGAAG TGCTAGAGTGGCAGAAGACATTCGAGGAGAAGCTGGCTCCACTGCTGAGTGTACGGGAATCTCTTTCAGAGGAAGAGGCTCAGAAGATGGGTCGCAAAGACCCTGAGCAGGAAGTGGAAAAGTTTGTCACCTCTAACACTCAGGAACTGGGCAAGGATAAGTGGCTATGCCCTCTCAGTGGCAAGAAATTCAAG GGCCCTGAGTTTGTACGCAAACATATCTTCAACAAGCATGCAGAGAAAATTGAGGAAGTGAAGAAGGAGGTGGCGTTTTTTAACAACTTTCTCACTGATGCCAAGCGCCCAGCTCTGCCTGAGATCAAGCCAGCCCAGCCACCTGGCCCTGCCCAGA GCCTGACCCCGGGACTCCCCTACCCACACCAGACTCCACAGGGCCTGATGCCCTATGGTCAGCCCCGGCCCCCCATCTTGGGCTATGGAG CTGGTGCCGTCCGCCCTGCAGTCCCCACGGGAGGGCCTCCATACCCTCATGCCCCCTATGGTGCTGGTCGAGGGAACTATGATGCCTTTCGAGGCCAAGGAGGTTATCCTGGGAAGCCTCGAAACAG gaTGGTCCGAGGAGACCCACGGGCTATTGTGGAGTACCGTGACCTGGATGCTCCAGATGATGTGGATTTCTTTTGA
- the SRRT gene encoding serrate RNA effector molecule homolog isoform X2 yields the protein MGDSDDEYDRRRRDKFRRERSDYDRSRERDERRRGDDWNDREWDRGRERRSRGEYRDYDRNRRERFSPPRHELSPPQKRMRRDWDEHSSDPYHSGYEMPYAGGGGGPTYGPPQPWGHPDVHIMQHHVLPIQARLGSIAEIDLGVPPPVMKTFKEFLLSLDDSVDETEAVKRYNDYKLDFRRQQMQDFFLAHKDEEWFRSKYHPDEVGKRRQEARGALQNRLRVFLSLMESGWFDNLLLDIDKADAIVKMLDAAVIKMEGGTENDLRILEQEEEEEQAGKPGEPSKKEEGRAGPGLGDGERKANDKDDKKEDGKQAENDISNDDKTKKSEGDGDKEEKKDDSEKDAKKSSKKRNRKHSGDDSFDEGSVSESESESESGQAEEEKEEAAALKEKEKPKEEEREKPKDTPGLECKPRPLHKTCSLFMRNIAPNISRAEIISLCKRYPGFMRVALSEPQPERRFFRRGWVTFDRSVNIKEICWNLQNIRLRECELSPGVNRDLTRRVRNINGITQHKQIVRNDIKLAAKLIHTLDDRTQLWASEPGTPPLPTSLPSQNPILKNITDYLIEEVSAEEEELLGSSGGAPPEEPPKEGNPAEINVERDEKLIKVLDKLLLYLRIVHSLDYYNTCEYPNEDEMPNRCGIIHVRGPMPPNRISHGEVLEWQKTFEEKLAPLLSVRESLSEEEAQKMGRKDPEQEVEKFVTSNTQELGKDKWLCPLSGKKFKGPEFVRKHIFNKHAEKIEEVKKEVAFFNNFLTDAKRPALPEIKPAQPPGPAQILPPGLTPGLPYPHQTPQGLMPYGQPRPPILGYGAGAVRPAVPTGGPPYPHAPYGAGRGNYDAFRGQGGYPGKPRNRMVRGDPRAIVEYRDLDAPDDVDFF from the exons AGAGTGGGACCGTGGCCGGGAGCGCCGCAGTCGGGGTGAATATCGGGACTATGACCGGAATCGGCGAGAGCGCTTCTCTCCTCCCCGCCATGAACTCAGCCCCCCACAAAAGCGCATGAGGCGAGACTG GGATGAGCACAGTTCTGACCCATACCACAGTGGCTATGAGATGCCCTatgctggggggggtgggggcccaaCTTACGGCCCCCCTCAGCCCTGGGGCCACCCAGACGTCCACATCATGCAGCACCACGTTCTGCCTATCCAGGCCAG gctgggCAGCATCGCAGAGATTGACTTGGGTGTGCCACCACCGGTGATGAAGACTTTCAAGGAGTTTCTCCTGTCGTTGGACGACTCTGTGGACGAGACCGAGGCCGTAAAGCGTTACAATGACTATAAGCTGGATTTTCGAAGGCAGCAGATGCAAGATTTCTTTTTGGCTCATAAAGATGAGGAGTG GTTTCGGTCTAAGTACCACCCAGATGAGGTGGGGAAGCGTCGGCAGGAGGCCCGGGGGGCCCTGCAAAACAGACTGAGGGTATTCCTGTCCCTCATGGAGAGTGGCTGGTTTGATAATCTTCTCCTGGACATAGACAAAGCTGATGCCATTGTCAAGATGCTGGATGCAG CTGTGATTAAGATGGAAGGAGGGACGGAGAACGATCTGCGCATcctggagcaggaggaggaggaggagcaggcgGGAAAGCCTGGGGAGCCCAGCAAGAAAGAGGAAGGCCGGGCTGGACCAGGCCTGGGGGACGGAGAGCGCAAGGCCAATGATAAGGACGACAAGAAAGAAGACGGCAAACAG GCTGAAAATGACATTTCTAATGATGACAAAACTAAGAAATCTGAAGGTGATggggacaaggaagagaaaaaagacgACTCTGAGAAAGATGCCAAAAAG AGTAGCAAGAAGCGGAATAGGAAGCACAGCGGTGACGACAGCTTTGATGAAGGCAGTGTGTCCGAGTCGGAGTCCGAGTCCGAGAGTGGCCAAgctgaggaagagaaggaagaggctg CAGCACTCAAGGAAAAGGAGAAGcccaaagaagaagaaagggagaagccTAAGGACACTCCGGGGCTGGAATGTAAACCCCGTCCCCTCCATAAGACTTGCTCCCTGTTCATGCGCAACATCGCACCCAACATCTCGAGGGCAGAGATCATTTCT CTTTGTAAAAGATACCCCGGCTTCATGCGTGTGGCACTGTCAGAACCCCAGCCTGAGAGGAG GTTTTTCCGCCGCGGCTGGGTGACCTTTGACCGCAGTGTTAACATCAAAGAGATCTGTTGGAACCTGCAGAATATCCGA CTCCGAGAGTGTGAGCTGAGCCCTGGTGTGAACAGAGACCTGACCCGTCGAGTCCGCAACATCAATGGCATTACCCAGCACAAGCAGATCGTGCGCAATGACATCAAGTTGGCAGCCAAACTGATCCATACGCTGGATGACAGGACCCAGCTCTGGGCCTCTGAGCCTGGGACACCTCCTCTGCCAACA AGTCTGCCCTCCCAGAACCCAATCTTGAAGAATATCACGGACTATCTGATTGAGGAAGTGAGcgcggaggaggaggagctgctCGGGAGCAGTGGGGGGGCCCCCCCTGAGGAGCCCCCTAAGGAGGGGAACCCGGCAGAGATCAACGTGGAGCGGGATGAGAAACTGATCAAG GTTTTGGACAAACTCCTCCTCTATTTGCGCATCGTGCATTCCCTGGATTATTATAACACGTGCGAGTACCCCAATGAGGATGAAATGCCCAACCGCTGTGGCATCATCCACGTTCGTGGGCCCATGCCACCCAACCGCATTAGTCATGGAGAAG TGCTAGAGTGGCAGAAGACATTCGAGGAGAAGCTGGCTCCACTGCTGAGTGTACGGGAATCTCTTTCAGAGGAAGAGGCTCAGAAGATGGGTCGCAAAGACCCTGAGCAGGAAGTGGAAAAGTTTGTCACCTCTAACACTCAGGAACTGGGCAAGGATAAGTGGCTATGCCCTCTCAGTGGCAAGAAATTCAAG GGCCCTGAGTTTGTACGCAAACATATCTTCAACAAGCATGCAGAGAAAATTGAGGAAGTGAAGAAGGAGGTGGCGTTTTTTAACAACTTTCTCACTGATGCCAAGCGCCCAGCTCTGCCTGAGATCAAGCCAGCCCAGCCACCTGGCCCTGCCCAGA TACTCCCCCCAGGCCTGACCCCGGGACTCCCCTACCCACACCAGACTCCACAGGGCCTGATGCCCTATGGTCAGCCCCGGCCCCCCATCTTGGGCTATGGAG CTGGTGCCGTCCGCCCTGCAGTCCCCACGGGAGGGCCTCCATACCCTCATGCCCCCTATGGTGCTGGTCGAGGGAACTATGATGCCTTTCGAGGCCAAGGAGGTTATCCTGGGAAGCCTCGAAACAG gaTGGTCCGAGGAGACCCACGGGCTATTGTGGAGTACCGTGACCTGGATGCTCCAGATGATGTGGATTTCTTTTGA